A genome region from Penaeus monodon isolate SGIC_2016 chromosome 14, NSTDA_Pmon_1, whole genome shotgun sequence includes the following:
- the LOC119580894 gene encoding uncharacterized protein LOC119580894, protein MEGSVVIRQELLTKAPRATLHHLRHYSLYSVSVVACHAPVTRKRSVGGRLVDVALKLCSTVPASLAVHTRSSGQCAALQGGRSALPLSGAGRCNVLFFLVARTLQHPFC, encoded by the exons ATGGAGG gTTCCGTGGTCATCCGCCAGGAGCTCCTGACGAAGGCCCCGCGGGCGACCCTGCACCACCTCCGGCACTACTCCCTGTACTCCGTCAGCGTCGTCGCCTGCCACGCCCCCGTCACGAGGAAGCGGAGCGTCGGAGGGCGGCTGGTCGACGTGGCGCTGAAGCTGTGCTCGACCGTCCCGGCCAGCCTCGCCGTGCACACCAGGAGCAGCGGTCAGTGCGCGGCGTTGCAGGGAGGCCGCAGCGCCCTTCCTCTGTCGGGTGCAGGGAGGTGCAACGTCCTTTTCTTTCTAGTTGCAAGGACGCTGCAGCACCCTTTCTGTTAG